The sequence below is a genomic window from Nitrospinota bacterium.
CTGTGAGGAAGGCCCCGAAGTGGCCGCACCTCTGCTACCCATCAGAATGCCGCCAGATAGCGGATAAGGCCGCCAAGGTATGCAATTGCCGCAGATGAAAATACAAACACAAATGCGACTAGAAACTGGCGTAACCAGATTCCTGCCCAGAAGGCCGCTATGAGCAGGGAAGTTGCTATAAACTTCGCCCAGAAACCGTTCAATATGGCATTGAAAAAATCGCCCCAAAGGTAGCCGTAGTCAGATGCCAATGTGTACAGATACTCCTTCATCCCTTGCTCCTAAAAAACGTCATAGCTTCCTTCCTCTTCCTGCTGGTTCTGCGGAGTTACCTTCATGATTTTTTTCAGAACGCCACGCTTTATCGCTTCAAGCTCCGATACTGTTGCTGAAAAAGATGACGCTTCGAAAGGAACGTAATAGCCTTTCATCTCCCTTGTCTGTCCGTTGCCGTTGTTCATGGTCAGGATGAAGTGATTGCCGTAGTACCCCTCTCCGATAAGGCTTTCCGTTATAGCTCCGTCGGTCCGGAGCCTTTTTACTATCGAATGGAGAACATTCCTTTTTATAGATAGATCCCCTTTGCCAAGCAGGACGTTTGAATCTTCATAAACTTTTCCAAGTTCGTAAAGGCAGTCCCACAAAAGTTCGACCTGGACATATACAATGCCGTCCTTCATGCTGAATGCACGCCAGATCGATCCGTTAATCAGGATGTTGACATATGGCCTTAGTCCCTCGATTATCTTTTCCTTGTCGTACCAGGATAGATTGACCTCGCTTAGTTGAGCCCCCATGTTTGGAGTTTTTGCGGCATGGGAATCTTCGACTTTATCTTCAAATGTGGACATTGCCGCCGCAAGTTGAACAATCTCTTCTGTTGCAGGATCCTTGGGAATAATTACCGGCCTCTCCTCAATCGGTTTTTCAGTCGGCTGTGTCCCTTCATCTCCATCCACCTGAGAAAGGTTCTGGTCAAATGCTTCACTCCTGTATCCGGCAAGTTCCTTTTTGCGTGCTTCCTGGTCGGCTCTTCTAAAGTCTATCGAAAACTGTACCTTCGGAATACGTGGGGGATGGTGGACTTTTACTGCTTCTTCAATTTCCGCCTTGAACGAAAGTTTGTTGAACGCCTCGATCTTATTCAACGCCGCAACGCTTATCATGCAGTGGTCACCTAACGAATAAAGAGCGTCCCTGAATCTTGGTATCTTTCCGAGATCATGGCCAAGTGCTGCGATGATACCCTTAACCGCTGCCGGTCCTGATCCTGTTATACGGGTCATCTCGTCTGCTACGTTTATTGAATGTTGCAGAAGATTCGTTTTGGCAAGCATATCGAAAGTAGTTATTTCGAGTTTCGCTTCGAAATCATTCTTCATTGTGTCTACAACCGAAGAACAGTCCCCTTCATCATCGAGCATCGTCAAAATAACGACGATTACTTCGCCAGCATTTCCTTTCATGAATTTCTCGCTTGAAAGCTTTGCGTAGAATTCCGTAGTTATTGCATGTTTGAATTCGGGAGAGTAGTTGTCTCCATCTTCGCTTCGCCAGAGTTTGGCAAGGTCGTTGATCCTTACATGTTCGTTTGAATTCCATAGGACCGCAATGGTCCGCAGGGCAACTTCACGTTTTCGGCTTACCGATGAGGGCCGGATAAATGTGAAGATGGAAAAGAGAGTCAATCCGGCTCCCGCCGTAATAATGAATGCCCCGAATAGTTTTGAAAATCCGATTGTCATTCTTCCCCCTCCGATTCGAGACGGGTTTTCAGTTCGGGGAAAATTACATCGAGCCATAGTTCCGATAC
It includes:
- a CDS encoding HD domain-containing protein, coding for MTIGFSKLFGAFIITAGAGLTLFSIFTFIRPSSVSRKREVALRTIAVLWNSNEHVRINDLAKLWRSEDGDNYSPEFKHAITTEFYAKLSSEKFMKGNAGEVIVVILTMLDDEGDCSSVVDTMKNDFEAKLEITTFDMLAKTNLLQHSINVADEMTRITGSGPAAVKGIIAALGHDLGKIPRFRDALYSLGDHCMISVAALNKIEAFNKLSFKAEIEEAVKVHHPPRIPKVQFSIDFRRADQEARKKELAGYRSEAFDQNLSQVDGDEGTQPTEKPIEERPVIIPKDPATEEIVQLAAAMSTFEDKVEDSHAAKTPNMGAQLSEVNLSWYDKEKIIEGLRPYVNILINGSIWRAFSMKDGIVYVQVELLWDCLYELGKVYEDSNVLLGKGDLSIKRNVLHSIVKRLRTDGAITESLIGEGYYGNHFILTMNNGNGQTREMKGYYVPFEASSFSATVSELEAIKRGVLKKIMKVTPQNQQEEEGSYDVF